The genomic DNA AGTGCGGCCTCCTATCCTGTCTCGAGCTTCAATGAGGAGGACTTTGAGGCCGGAAGTGGTCAAATCGCGAGCGGCCGTGAGACCGGCATATCCTGCGCCGATGACTATCACATCGTGGGACTGCCGAGTGATGGATTTCTGAGGCTGGATGGCCCCCAGAGTTGGGAGTCCAGGTCGGAGGCCAGCTTCTGGGGTATACTGGAAGCCTTCAGTGCGCGTGTTCATCTTGGACAAGGAGCTCAGAACTCTGTGAGTAGCGCAAAGTTATGTGACAACGCGGACGCTGACACTGCTCGTGAATGCTGAATGATCCATGCTTGCAGCGGGCAGAGAATTCTTATACGTGTGACGTTTCATCAAGTGGCGCATCACTGCAAATGCTCACCTTTCCGCTTACCACGAGCTTGAACTCCGCATCGCAGGACTGGACGCTTGGAATTCGAATCTGACTGCCATGTTTGGCAAAGTTGATAGAGTCAAGTCGGGAGAAGCCTCACGACTTTGACAAGGATGACGCTCTGTCGCTTGGCGTTCACATGCGGAACGAAAGCCGCCACTTCCGCTGCTGTTCAATCCGCGCTTTCTTGACTCTTTCTCCACTGCGACAACTGCTTGCCACAGAATCACCCACGCATCGCGCGGTCCTGGAGCAAGAGTCATCGTCACAGAGCATGGCGAGCTGCTCCCATATTCGTTAAGTTAGCAAACCTTGAGCTGCCGTCAAGGAAAATGAAGGCTTGATAGCCATGCGCACGTGATGAGGAGTCTTCCATTGGAGGTCTCTATCCATTTTCAAGAACTGATCTTCGTGATCAGCCTGCACCCAATGGCTTCGCTGTTGTCCATATAATCATTCACTCCACGCTGATCTTCGTCTTTCGCAGCATCTGCAGTGTCAGGCTTCAAGCTCAAGAGCCGTTCCGCAAGCTTGGAGCTTGTCACCAACAAGTCAACGGGTTCCCGGAGGTAGTTGTTTGCTCGGTGGGTTGGGGTATCGCCGTATCGGAGGTTCGATGTTGCGAAGGAAGGTTTGTGTCGATCTCGGACTCGCAGAGCGAACATTTCCCCGGATCACGTGCAAAAGCCAAGGATTCCAACTCTAACTCCAgcgcgtcgtcgtcgtcgcgtcCACTGCGCTACGCgtcttcaacaacaacatcatcgtcatgcTCTGGGCATACCCGTTTTTGAGCTGCCAATGCGGCCAGCGAGATCCTTCAGTGGGTTGCTGGACCGTCGATCCGGTTTCTGATCGTGGAGCTGTGCCAGCGACCAGAGATGCCTTCAGGCCTGGAAGTGGATGATTCAAGGGCGTGATCATCATCTTGACTGCGTAAGTTGTGGTTGTAAGGACAAGGTGGGAGTGGTGTTTCATCACGAGTATAATACTGCTTTCTCCGACAGCATAAACACCAAGCCTCCGACCCATTTCGGAGACAGGCTTCACCACGTGATGTCCTTCACTCAATTCACTCCGACACCCAGCACCTATCGGACCTTGTCTCCGGCACCCATCAATGTGGGCGAAACGCATGCCATCATGGCCAGTCCGGAGCTGACTAACATCACGGACCGAGTCTCGGCCAAGCTGATTCTGTCTCCTTCCACACACGGACAATCATGGCCTCGGAAACGTGTTGCGGGCACGAAGGATGCCTATCACGGCATGCTACACACGATGGCCAAGAACTCGGACCGCAACATGAGGACGCCTCGTGGCATCTCGTGCAGCATCAACCTGTCACAACGTTCTGCACGGCGATCGCTGCCCATGTTCCAATGACTGCTCGCTGAGACACTGTTGCTGGTCACAACCACCACGTTCCTCCCTCAAGGAATGCACACACGCAATGGAGTCCTCGAGATCGTTGTCGATATGGAAGCATCAGGAGATCACTCAAGACTGGGCGAACTCAAACGAGCCTACTATGGTGGCGTCACAGGCTGGGGAGAGGTGCTCAACTCAAGTCACCCAGCAACACCTTACAGCCATGGACTTCAAGGGACCAACCAGCCCAGAAACTACCTCTACGTGCATATCCTCATCGCATTATTACTGGGACTCATGGCCCTCACCCTGGCCTACAGATGGCTCCACACCTACCACGCATACTACCGAAGAAAACGTACCGTCAACGGCTCGCCGGAAGTGCAGTCACGTTTCATGCACAACTTCACATTCTTCTGGCCGTGGATCAAGCGCCACATCGTCTTCGCACCGCTTTTCAAGACACGGCATAAGGAAGCGATTCGTCTTTCGGAAGGCTTCGCGATTGGTGGCCTACCAACAAGATACAACGCCGTCCTACTTGTCCTCTATCTGGGAAGCAATATCGCATATTGTGTCGCGGTAGACTGGCATCATATGCCACCTGCTGCACTCGTCGCCGAACTTCGTGGTCGCTTCGGCGTGTTGGCAGCCTGGAACCTCATCCCGACCATCCTCTTCGCCTTACGCAACAATCCTCTGATTCCGCTGCTGCGAATCTCATACGACACTTTCAACTTATTCCATCGATGGTGTGCCCGAATCATGACGCTCGAGGCGCTCCTGCATGCTATTATGTGGGCGATCAACGCCTTTCAGAGTGGCGGATTCGAGCAAGTACAACTTTCGCTGGCCACAAGCACGAGTTTTGCATTTGGACTATTGGCCGTTTGCGCCTTCGCCACGATCTCATTGACCGCATTCGCACCTTTGAGACATGCCTTTTACGAGACATTCATCGCTTCGCACAGGATACTGGTCTTGGTGGGCTTGATCGGCACCTACATCCACCTGGACAAAGCACGTCTTGAGATTGTCATGTATATTGAGTTGTGCTTCCTGCTTTGGATTCTGGAATGGGTATTGCGCACCTTCCGAATCATGTACTTCAACTTTGGGGGCACGAGAGCAGTAACGAGAATCAGCGTCCAGGCTCTTCCAGCAGAAGCATGCCTGCTTACTTTTCATCTAAGTCGGTCCTGGCGCTGGAAGCCTGGATGTCATGTGCATGTCTACATGCCTAACATGTCTCTGGCTTCGAGCCACCCTTTCTCTGTAGCATGGGTAACTGACTGCAGTGGCGACGATGAACAGAAGTTGCCTGGTCCGGAAGACGAGTCACTGGACGAGAAGACTCTCGTTGAATTGAGCAAAAAGCGATCGTGCATGAAGCTATCAAATTTCCTGCGCCGAAACAAAATTGCCGAAGTGCAGACTACCGAGGGCTGTGAAAACACCGCGGTGGCCACTCGAAAAACGTCGAATCCAGTCATGAAAGGCGTCAATGCCAGCTCCGTCAGCCTGGTTGTGAAAGCGCGAGAAGGCTTTACGAGACATTTGTATGACAAGGCCAGTGCACAACCCAAAAGACAATTCAGCACCTGGGGTGCTATTGAGGGTCCCTATGGTGGCTACCACACTCTCAGCTCCTATGGAACAGTCGTCCTCTTTGCCGGCGGTGTAGGCATAACGCATTGCATCGACTGCGTCCATTACTTGGTACGGCAGTATCGAGCAGGCACTGCGAGCGCACAGAAAATACTGCTAGTGTGGTCCGTCCGCGACTTTGAGACAATTCAGTGGATCAGCAAGTGGATTATCGAGATCTGGGACCTCCTTGGCGAAGATGCCAAAGGCGTCTTGCGAATCCACATGTATGTCACACGAGCGGGTGGCGTCACGCAGTACGTGCCCAGCTATGGTGAGTACATGCAAGTGTCGTGGGGACGCTGTGTGCCCAAGGAGATCGTCACATCAGAGCTGGAGCAAAGGATTGGTGCTGTCGGCGTAACAGTGTGTGGACCTGGAATGTTTGCGGACTGTGTCAGAGCTGCGACCAGGTCGGTCATGCAGGAAGGTTGTGTTGATTTCATCGAAGAAGCATTTACTACATAGCGTAGCGAATATAGATCTTGTTCCTTCTTCTGGCCCCTCTCTAAAAAGGGTTCCTTCGACACTGCGACATTTGATGACCAGGCAGCTCACGTGCACTGCCGCTCCAAgaacgagaagagaagacctCGGAGTGCGCCTACAGCCCGAGCTTCGGAGGAAGCACAACTAAGCAACATTCGAAAACGAAAAATCATGTCAGGGACGACACTGAATTCCAGCCAATCATCAACCTGATTTGTGCTATGGCTACGCCTGGCCTATGCAAACCACCCAAAACGGGAATTCTGAACTGCTCAATGTTCTTCAAACCTGCTAAAATGCCTTGTGGTCTCATCTTCATTGGTATCATATTCACAGCCAATTACCACCCTCTCAGGATCTCAATGGCTTCTCCCGACACCTTCCTCAATCCCGTGTCCAAATCTAGCTGCAACTTGGACAGAGAATGTCCCAACAGCGATGCCGAACCTCCTGAAAGCGTACCCATTTGTCCTGTCAAGCCGGCGGCGGAGCTCACTAGACTCCCAGTGGAATTATGCCTGGAACCATCTGGCACACTATTCTCGATGAATGTGGAGCAGCGCAAATTCCAGCTGTGAATGAGTCTCCGCACCGCATGCAACTCGCTCAGTACTGCTTGTGCAGCCTCGCAGTTGCTTTGCATTGCATCTTGGCCTGGTGCCATGTCGCCTTTGGCTACGCGGGAGTACCATGTGAGGAGCTTCAGGATGGCGAGAGCAATCAGTGCGAGGAGCGACTCATTCTCCTGAGTACATGAGCAGCCAAGAATTGTTTGCAGGGATTCGAGAATGTTTTTGTTCTCCTCAAGGACTCCTTCGGGCGTCGGTGCAGCATATACGCTCTTTCCATCTGGTGCGTTTGTTGAGCTCAGGGCGCATGCATTTGATCCACTGGGTGAGAGATGGATGATGAATC from Cercospora beticola chromosome 3, complete sequence includes the following:
- a CDS encoding uncharacterized protein (antiSMASH:Cluster_9); the protein is MHTRNGVLEIVVDMEASGDHSRLGELKRAYYGGVTGWGEVLNSSHPATPYSHGLQGTNQPRNYLYVHILIALLLGLMALTLAYRWLHTYHAYYRRKRTVNGSPEVQSRFMHNFTFFWPWIKRHIVFAPLFKTRHKEAIRLSEGFAIGGLPTRYNAVLLVLYLGSNIAYCVAVDWHHMPPAALVAELRGRFGVLAAWNLIPTILFALRNNPLIPLLRISYDTFNLFHRWCARIMTLEALLHAIMWAINAFQSGGFEQVQLSLATSTSFAFGLLAVCAFATISLTAFAPLRHAFYETFIASHRILVLVGLIGTYIHLDKARLEIVMYIELCFLLWILEWVLRTFRIMYFNFGGTRAVTRISVQALPAEACLLTFHLSRSWRWKPGCHVHVYMPNMSLASSHPFSVAWVTDCSGDDEQKLPGPEDESLDEKTLVELSKKRSCMKLSNFLRRNKIAEVQTTEGCENTAVATRKTSNPVMKGVNASSVSLVVKAREGFTRHLYDKASAQPKRQFSTWGAIEGPYGGYHTLSSYGTVVLFAGGVGITHCIDCVHYLVRQYRAGTASAQKILLVWSVRDFETIQWISKWIIEIWDLLGEDAKGVLRIHMYVTRAGGVTQYVPSYGEYMQVSWGRCVPKEIVTSELEQRIGAVGVTVCGPGMFADCVRAATRSVMQEGCVDFIEEAFTT